The following proteins come from a genomic window of Oricola thermophila:
- the dnaE gene encoding DNA polymerase III subunit alpha gives MGDMPSDSDAGTPDLTEPRFIHLRVHSAFSLLEGALPLKKLIGFAVSNGMPAIGIADTGNLFGALEFAQKASGEGVQPIVGCQLDLAFGGDLATPRSGSGKNTTARRAEAVVLIAATEEGYANLVELVSKSYLDTDEECRAQLEFEWLRDRAEGVICLSGGPLGPISRLLADGHEPIAEQRLVELKKVFGDRLYVELQRHKGYDRAVEHATVELAYRHELPLVATNEAFFLEPGDYEAHDALIAIAEGSLLSIDDRRRLTPDHWLKPEAEMVALFEDLPEAVDNTVEIAKRCSYFPQTRKPILPRFSADAKGVGHDEAVAAEAAELRRQAREGLDRRLSELGMSEGYTRGDYDERLEYELGIIEKMQFPGYFLIVSDFIKWAKAHDIPVGPGRGSGAGSLVAWALTITDVDPLRFSLLFERFLNPDRVSMPDFDIDFCQDRREEVIRYVQERYGRDQVGQIITFGTLQARAVLRDVGRVLEMPYGQVDRLCKLVPNNPANPTPLAKAVEDEPKFEEEKQKEPIVGQLLDMAMKLEGLYRHASTHAAGIVIGDRPLWELVPMYRDPRSDMPVTQFNMKWVEQAGLVKFDFLGLKTLTVLKTAVNLIRRRGIDIELSKLPLDDPKTYEMLSRGETVGVFQVESAGMRKALIGMKPDRIEDIIALVALYRPGPMENIPTYNARKHGEEEIASIHPKIDHLVKETQGVIIYQEQVMQIAQELAGYTLGQADLLRRAMGKKIRSEMEKQRGIFVAGATERGVSKQQADFIFDLLAKFADYGFNKSHAAAYAIVSYQTAYLKAHYPVEFLAASMTYDMANAEKLNDFRRDAMRLGIEVVPPSVQTSYRPFEVGENKIFYALAAIKGVGEAAVDHIVERRGDKPFESLEDFASRIDTRIVNRRTLEGLIAAGALDCFGHDRATLVAGIDRIMGLSQRTVEQAESGQGDIFGTLAAVEPERLHLPHAEPWMTSEKLMREFQALGFYFSAHPLDDYADVLKKMRVQQFADFALAVRRGATAGRLAGTVASKQIRRTRTGNKMGIFVLSDATGQYEVVMFSEVLQAFEDLLEPGSSVVLEVAAENREEGISLRANKVQRLDDEAQRQTHAMRIYLRDQKPVKSIAAHLKKKGESPVSLIVIKGEGGGEVEIALPDTYQVSPPIAGAVKAIPGVVDVELV, from the coding sequence ATGGGCGATATGCCTTCGGACAGTGATGCCGGAACTCCGGATCTCACGGAACCTCGATTCATCCATCTGCGCGTGCATTCGGCCTTTTCCCTGCTCGAAGGCGCGCTGCCTCTCAAGAAGCTGATCGGCTTTGCTGTCTCCAACGGAATGCCCGCGATAGGGATAGCCGATACCGGCAACCTTTTCGGCGCGCTGGAATTCGCGCAGAAGGCGTCGGGTGAGGGCGTACAACCCATTGTCGGCTGCCAACTCGATCTCGCATTCGGTGGAGATCTTGCGACCCCGCGTTCGGGCAGCGGCAAGAACACGACGGCGCGCCGTGCCGAGGCAGTCGTGCTGATCGCCGCCACGGAAGAAGGCTATGCCAATCTTGTCGAGCTGGTATCGAAATCCTATCTGGACACCGACGAGGAATGCCGTGCCCAGCTTGAGTTCGAGTGGCTCAGGGATCGTGCCGAAGGGGTGATATGCCTGTCCGGCGGTCCGCTCGGGCCGATCAGTCGGCTGCTGGCGGATGGGCACGAGCCGATCGCCGAACAGCGTCTCGTCGAGTTGAAGAAGGTGTTCGGCGACAGGCTCTATGTCGAGTTGCAGCGGCACAAGGGCTATGACCGGGCTGTCGAGCACGCGACCGTCGAGCTCGCCTACAGGCATGAACTGCCCCTTGTGGCGACCAACGAGGCGTTTTTCCTCGAGCCCGGCGACTACGAAGCGCATGATGCACTGATCGCCATCGCGGAGGGATCCCTCCTTTCAATTGACGACCGCCGCCGCCTCACGCCGGATCACTGGTTGAAGCCGGAAGCGGAGATGGTCGCGCTTTTCGAAGACCTGCCCGAAGCGGTCGACAATACGGTCGAAATCGCGAAACGTTGCAGTTACTTCCCGCAGACCCGGAAACCGATCCTTCCGCGCTTTTCCGCCGACGCGAAAGGTGTCGGGCACGATGAGGCGGTCGCCGCCGAGGCTGCAGAACTTCGCCGGCAGGCCCGGGAAGGGCTGGACAGGCGGCTTTCCGAGCTGGGAATGAGCGAGGGTTATACCCGGGGCGACTATGACGAAAGGCTGGAATACGAGCTCGGCATCATCGAGAAGATGCAGTTCCCGGGCTACTTCCTGATCGTCTCCGACTTCATCAAGTGGGCCAAGGCCCATGACATCCCGGTCGGACCCGGACGCGGTTCCGGCGCTGGCTCGTTGGTGGCCTGGGCGCTGACGATCACGGATGTCGACCCGCTGCGCTTCTCGCTTCTGTTCGAGCGGTTCCTCAACCCGGACCGCGTTTCGATGCCGGACTTCGACATCGACTTCTGCCAGGATCGCCGCGAGGAAGTGATCCGCTACGTGCAGGAGCGGTATGGCCGCGATCAGGTCGGCCAGATCATCACCTTCGGTACGCTGCAGGCGCGCGCCGTGTTGCGCGATGTCGGGCGCGTGCTGGAGATGCCCTACGGCCAGGTTGATCGCCTGTGCAAGCTCGTTCCGAATAACCCTGCGAACCCGACCCCGCTCGCCAAGGCGGTCGAGGACGAGCCGAAGTTCGAGGAGGAGAAGCAGAAGGAGCCGATCGTCGGGCAGCTTCTCGACATGGCAATGAAGCTGGAGGGCCTTTACCGCCACGCCTCGACGCATGCTGCCGGCATCGTGATCGGCGACCGGCCGCTGTGGGAACTGGTTCCCATGTATCGCGACCCGCGGTCCGACATGCCCGTGACCCAGTTCAACATGAAATGGGTGGAACAGGCGGGGCTCGTGAAGTTCGACTTCCTCGGCCTGAAGACGCTGACCGTGCTGAAGACTGCCGTGAACCTGATCCGGCGTCGCGGTATCGATATCGAGTTGTCCAAGTTGCCGCTGGACGACCCGAAGACCTACGAGATGCTGTCGCGCGGCGAAACCGTTGGCGTGTTCCAGGTGGAATCGGCGGGCATGCGCAAGGCGCTTATCGGCATGAAGCCGGACCGGATCGAGGATATCATCGCGCTGGTGGCGCTCTACCGTCCCGGTCCGATGGAGAACATTCCCACCTACAACGCCCGCAAGCACGGCGAGGAGGAAATCGCCTCGATCCATCCCAAGATCGACCACCTGGTGAAGGAGACGCAGGGCGTCATCATCTACCAGGAGCAGGTGATGCAGATTGCCCAGGAACTGGCCGGCTACACACTCGGACAGGCGGACCTGCTCCGCCGCGCCATGGGAAAGAAGATTCGCTCGGAGATGGAGAAGCAGCGTGGCATCTTCGTTGCGGGCGCAACCGAGCGCGGCGTGTCGAAGCAGCAGGCCGACTTCATCTTCGACTTGCTGGCCAAATTCGCCGACTACGGCTTCAACAAGTCGCACGCCGCGGCCTATGCCATCGTCTCCTACCAGACCGCCTATCTGAAGGCGCATTATCCGGTGGAGTTTCTCGCTGCGTCCATGACCTACGACATGGCGAATGCGGAGAAGCTGAACGACTTTCGGCGCGACGCCATGCGCCTGGGCATCGAGGTCGTTCCGCCATCGGTCCAGACCTCCTACCGGCCGTTCGAGGTGGGCGAGAACAAGATCTTCTATGCCCTGGCGGCCATCAAGGGAGTTGGCGAGGCTGCTGTCGATCACATTGTCGAGCGACGCGGCGACAAGCCTTTCGAGAGCCTGGAGGACTTCGCCAGCCGCATCGATACGCGCATTGTCAACCGCCGCACGCTGGAAGGCTTGATCGCTGCCGGTGCGCTGGACTGCTTCGGACACGATCGCGCGACGTTGGTCGCAGGCATTGATCGCATCATGGGGCTTTCGCAGCGTACCGTCGAACAGGCCGAAAGCGGGCAGGGTGACATTTTCGGCACGCTTGCGGCGGTGGAGCCGGAGCGCCTTCATCTGCCGCATGCAGAGCCCTGGATGACATCGGAAAAGCTGATGCGCGAGTTCCAGGCGCTCGGTTTCTACTTTTCCGCCCACCCGCTGGACGACTATGCGGATGTGCTCAAGAAAATGCGTGTTCAGCAATTTGCCGATTTTGCGCTCGCCGTGAGACGGGGGGCCACCGCCGGCCGGCTTGCCGGCACCGTGGCGTCCAAGCAGATCCGACGTACCCGTACCGGCAACAAGATGGGTATCTTCGTGCTCTCGGACGCGACCGGCCAGTACGAGGTGGTTATGTTCTCGGAAGTCCTGCAGGCTTTCGAAGACCTGCTGGAGCCGGGATCCTCTGTTGTATTGGAAGTAGCGGCGGAGAACCGCGAAGAGGGCATCAGCCTGCGCGCGAACAAGGTCCAGCGGCTGGATGACGAGGCGCAGCGCCAGACCCACGCCATGCGCATCTATCTTCGGGACCAGAAGCCGGTGAAGAGCATCGCCGCCCATCTGAAGAAGAAGGGTGAAAGCCCCGTGTCCCTGATCGTTATAAAGGGCGAGGGGGGCGGCGAGGTCGAGATCGCGCTGCCGGACACCTACCAGGTTTCGCCGCCGATCGCCGGCGCCGTGAAGGCCATCCCCGGCGTGGTGGATGTGGAACTGGTCTAG
- a CDS encoding NYN domain-containing protein, whose product MAEDRAPRLAVLIDADNTSPKIANGLFEEIAKIGEASVRRIYGDFSSPRMKGWNEILLSHAIVPQQQFAYTTGKNASDITLVIDAMDLMHSGRFDGFCLVSSDSDFTRLASRIREQGLDVYGFGEKKTPESFRQACRRFIYTENLLPETVSTQDRAPKRESASNAIPLIEKAMEQIEAEEDAWVTLGAVGTQLSALASDFDPRTFGSRKLSDLVKKTGAFEIDHPEGGSIRIRRKRAKDGKAK is encoded by the coding sequence ATGGCCGAAGATCGCGCCCCGCGCCTAGCCGTCCTGATAGACGCCGACAACACGTCTCCGAAAATCGCCAACGGCCTGTTCGAGGAAATCGCGAAGATCGGGGAAGCAAGCGTCAGGCGCATCTACGGCGACTTCTCCAGCCCGCGAATGAAGGGCTGGAACGAGATCCTGCTCAGCCATGCCATAGTGCCGCAGCAGCAATTCGCCTACACGACCGGAAAGAATGCCTCCGACATCACTCTGGTCATCGACGCGATGGACCTGATGCATTCCGGCCGTTTCGACGGCTTCTGCCTCGTCTCGTCCGACAGCGACTTCACCCGGCTCGCCTCGCGCATCCGCGAACAGGGCCTGGATGTCTACGGCTTCGGAGAAAAGAAGACCCCGGAGAGTTTCCGGCAGGCCTGCCGCCGCTTCATCTACACCGAGAACCTGCTGCCGGAGACTGTTTCCACGCAGGACAGGGCGCCCAAGCGCGAATCCGCGTCCAATGCGATTCCGCTGATCGAGAAGGCAATGGAACAGATCGAGGCGGAAGAAGATGCCTGGGTGACGCTCGGTGCGGTCGGCACGCAGCTCTCCGCCCTCGCCTCGGACTTCGACCCACGCACCTTCGGCTCGCGCAAGCTGTCGGACCTCGTGAAGAAGACCGGTGCCTTCGAGATAGACCATCCCGAAGGCGGATCGATCAGGATCAGAAGGAAGCGGGCAAAGGACGGGAAGGCGAAATGA
- a CDS encoding DUF3572 domain-containing protein: protein MTDDTADTGAEAVAVSALAWIAGNEDMLTRFLALTGIEAGHIRRAAAEPGFLAGVLDFLLAHEPSLMAFCNETQTDPELVQRARETLMGNPGNEWLSA from the coding sequence ATGACCGACGATACGGCTGATACCGGAGCCGAGGCAGTGGCGGTCTCGGCGCTTGCATGGATTGCCGGTAACGAGGACATGCTGACCCGGTTCCTGGCGCTGACCGGAATAGAGGCCGGCCATATCCGCCGGGCCGCGGCCGAGCCGGGCTTTCTGGCCGGCGTGCTGGATTTCCTGCTGGCGCACGAGCCGAGCCTGATGGCGTTCTGCAACGAAACCCAGACCGATCCGGAACTCGTCCAGCGCGCGAGAGAAACGTTGATGGGCAATCCCGGCAACGAATGGCTTTCGGCATGA
- a CDS encoding Na/Pi cotransporter family protein, translating into MVSNLMEAVGGIGLFLLGMLLLTDGLRAIAGDGVRRLLAAFTKSPLTGAVTGAATTALIQSSSATTMIAIGLVGAGLLSFSQSLGIIFGANIGTTITGWLVAVIGFRFKLGLAAMPLVLAGVALRIFATGRLSQFGMGVAGFALLFIGIDMMQAGLAALEGVVTPDRFPADTLFGRLQLVLIGILITLVTQSSSAGVATALVALHAGAISFPQACAMVVGMDVGAAFKSVLAVLGGSVAMRRTGYAHVIYNLATGLIAFAILPLYVWQAKVWLAAGGDAQIALVAFHTLFNTLGVILILPFTARFARVVECLVAEEGAPLVDRLDERLLDSPSAALDAAISTLRTVALELAQIVAGLLGRDGTRMPEPARILELRDALETVRMYLERIGTGHDNARLHERYQAAVHLLDHCNRLLSRCTQTARIRALRSDRRLRRLGGMVCEFSRRFAETGDAGALAPRFDRLRVLLRAQRHVVREKTIDRAAQGTLGTGATMLRLDAVRWLHRTTYHLWRIAHHLTVAGGSGKGREPVPAGLMDDDVED; encoded by the coding sequence ATGGTTTCGAACCTCATGGAGGCGGTCGGCGGCATCGGCCTGTTCCTCCTTGGCATGCTGTTGCTCACCGATGGCCTGCGCGCGATCGCGGGCGACGGTGTGCGCCGGCTTCTCGCCGCCTTCACGAAGAGCCCGCTGACCGGGGCTGTAACGGGCGCAGCGACGACGGCCCTGATTCAGTCTTCCAGCGCGACCACGATGATCGCAATAGGCCTGGTAGGGGCTGGACTATTGTCCTTTTCCCAGTCGCTCGGGATCATATTCGGGGCAAATATCGGGACCACGATCACCGGATGGCTGGTTGCAGTGATCGGCTTCAGGTTCAAGCTTGGCCTTGCTGCCATGCCTCTGGTCCTTGCCGGAGTTGCACTGCGTATCTTTGCAACAGGCCGGTTGTCGCAGTTCGGCATGGGCGTCGCCGGTTTCGCTTTGCTGTTCATTGGTATCGACATGATGCAGGCCGGACTTGCGGCGCTGGAAGGTGTCGTGACCCCGGACCGTTTTCCGGCCGACACCCTGTTCGGCCGTCTCCAGCTGGTGCTGATCGGAATTTTGATCACGCTGGTCACGCAATCGTCGAGTGCAGGCGTCGCGACGGCGCTCGTGGCCCTCCATGCCGGGGCAATTTCCTTTCCGCAGGCCTGCGCGATGGTGGTCGGCATGGATGTCGGCGCTGCTTTCAAGTCGGTGCTCGCCGTGCTCGGCGGTTCGGTCGCCATGCGGCGGACTGGCTATGCCCACGTGATCTACAACCTGGCGACCGGGCTGATCGCCTTCGCGATACTGCCGCTCTATGTCTGGCAGGCGAAGGTCTGGCTCGCGGCAGGCGGAGATGCGCAGATCGCTCTTGTGGCGTTTCATACGCTGTTCAACACGCTCGGCGTGATCCTGATCCTGCCGTTCACGGCCCGGTTTGCCCGGGTTGTCGAGTGCCTCGTTGCGGAGGAGGGAGCGCCGCTGGTTGACCGGCTGGACGAACGCCTGCTGGACAGCCCTTCGGCCGCCCTCGATGCTGCCATATCGACACTGCGCACCGTAGCCCTGGAATTGGCGCAGATCGTAGCCGGGCTGCTGGGGCGAGATGGCACGAGAATGCCGGAGCCGGCTCGCATTCTGGAACTGCGCGATGCGCTGGAGACGGTGCGCATGTATCTCGAGCGCATCGGGACAGGTCACGACAACGCCCGACTGCATGAGCGCTACCAGGCCGCCGTTCATCTGCTGGACCATTGCAATCGTCTGTTGAGCCGTTGCACCCAGACTGCGCGCATTCGGGCGCTTCGTTCCGACCGGAGGCTGCGGCGGCTGGGCGGCATGGTGTGCGAATTCTCGCGGCGTTTCGCGGAAACCGGGGATGCAGGGGCGCTTGCTCCGCGATTCGACAGGCTGCGCGTCCTGTTGCGGGCGCAGCGCCATGTGGTGCGCGAGAAGACAATCGATCGCGCAGCACAGGGCACGCTAGGTACCGGCGCGACGATGTTGCGTTTGGACGCGGTGCGTTGGCTCCACCGCACGACCTACCATCTTTGGCGCATTGCGCATCACCTGACCGTCGCCGGCGGTTCCGGCAAGGGGCGCGAACCAGTGCCCGCGGGGCTGATGGACGACGACGTGGAGGATTGA
- a CDS encoding response regulator → MIVEDNELNMKLFRDLIEASGYETVRTRNGLEALDLARVHRPDLILMDIQLPEVSGLEVTKWLKEDDELHTIPVIAVTAFAMKGDEERIRQGGCEGYISKPISVPKFIETIKSYLGDA, encoded by the coding sequence ATGATCGTTGAGGACAACGAACTCAACATGAAGCTGTTCCGCGACCTGATCGAGGCGAGCGGCTACGAGACGGTGCGCACCCGGAACGGACTGGAGGCGCTGGATCTGGCTCGCGTTCATCGGCCCGATCTCATCCTCATGGACATCCAGTTGCCGGAAGTTTCGGGGCTGGAAGTGACCAAGTGGCTGAAGGAGGATGACGAACTGCACACCATCCCGGTGATCGCCGTCACCGCCTTTGCCATGAAAGGCGACGAGGAACGGATTCGCCAGGGCGGCTGCGAGGGATACATCTCCAAGCCGATATCCGTTCCTAAATTTATCGAAACCATTAAGTCGTATCTTGGCGACGCATGA
- a CDS encoding GNAT family N-acetyltransferase translates to MAKLDVVPLTVDRWRDFERLFGRQGACYGCWCTYFRLAPKQRKANSSEDNKAFMRARIETGPPPGLLGYSDGEPVVWMQIGPRADIPEFNNPGRVSAPLPDGPADAAEIWAISCFFARRDLRGQGLSHQLVAAGIDHARRNGARLLEACPMDRSKQAQSVGLFVGSTSVFLKAGFEQVALRKAGRPLMRCVL, encoded by the coding sequence ATGGCAAAGTTGGACGTTGTACCGCTGACTGTCGACCGGTGGCGGGATTTCGAGCGGCTCTTTGGTCGGCAGGGCGCTTGCTACGGCTGCTGGTGCACCTATTTCCGCCTCGCTCCGAAACAGCGCAAGGCAAATTCCTCGGAAGACAACAAGGCATTCATGCGCGCGCGCATCGAAACGGGTCCGCCGCCGGGGCTGCTGGGCTATTCGGATGGTGAGCCGGTTGTCTGGATGCAGATCGGCCCGCGCGCCGACATACCTGAATTCAACAATCCGGGCCGTGTTTCGGCGCCGCTGCCGGACGGTCCCGCGGACGCAGCGGAGATTTGGGCGATTTCATGCTTTTTCGCCCGGCGTGACCTGCGCGGGCAGGGGCTTTCGCACCAGCTGGTCGCAGCCGGAATCGACCATGCGCGCCGGAACGGTGCCCGCCTGCTGGAAGCCTGCCCGATGGACCGGTCCAAACAGGCGCAATCGGTCGGCCTGTTTGTCGGCTCCACCAGCGTTTTCCTGAAGGCGGGCTTCGAGCAGGTGGCATTGCGCAAGGCCGGCCGGCCGCTCATGCGCTGCGTGCTCTGA
- a CDS encoding DNA polymerase IV — protein MTETVNMPASGFCRDCLRPIEGREKRCLACGSPRIVRHSELDTLSIAHIDCDAFYASVEKRDRPELRDKPVIVGGGKRGVVSTCCYIARINGVRSAMPMYKALKACPDAVVIKPEMEKYARVGREVRDMMRELTPLVEPISIDEAFLDLSGTERLHKEAPSRVLAKFAKRVESRIGITVSVGLSYCKFLAKVASDLEKPRGFSVIGTAEARSFLHDKPVTMVWGVGKAFAATLEKDGIRSIGQLQSMEESVLMKRYGVMGRRLYHLSRGIDDRKVQPDHEAKSISAETTFNRDYSTADDLVPVLRALSEKVSQRLKAADLAGRTVTLKLKDRQFRTRTRNRQLADRTRLADRIFRTALPMLEKELDGTEFRLLGVGVSDLARDATADPSDLIDTAAEQRARAEAAMDKVRAKFGTRALETGYTFGTGLRGKPRRDQDA, from the coding sequence ATGACGGAAACTGTCAACATGCCGGCTTCGGGATTTTGCCGCGATTGCCTGCGCCCGATCGAGGGGCGGGAAAAGCGCTGTCTTGCCTGCGGCAGCCCGCGCATCGTCCGTCATTCGGAACTCGACACGCTGTCGATTGCCCATATTGATTGCGATGCATTCTATGCGTCGGTCGAGAAGCGCGACCGGCCGGAACTGCGCGATAAACCGGTCATCGTCGGCGGCGGCAAGCGAGGCGTTGTCTCCACATGCTGCTATATCGCGCGCATCAACGGCGTGCGTTCGGCAATGCCGATGTACAAGGCACTGAAGGCCTGCCCTGATGCCGTGGTCATAAAGCCGGAAATGGAGAAATACGCCCGCGTCGGCCGCGAGGTGCGGGACATGATGCGCGAACTTACGCCGCTGGTCGAACCGATTTCCATAGACGAGGCGTTTCTCGACCTCAGCGGAACCGAGCGACTGCACAAGGAAGCACCATCACGCGTACTCGCCAAGTTCGCCAAGCGGGTCGAAAGCCGGATCGGCATCACCGTGTCGGTCGGTCTTTCCTACTGCAAGTTCCTCGCCAAGGTCGCCTCGGACCTCGAAAAGCCCCGCGGCTTCTCGGTGATCGGCACGGCGGAGGCGCGTTCCTTCCTGCACGACAAGCCCGTGACCATGGTATGGGGCGTGGGCAAGGCATTTGCCGCGACGCTTGAAAAGGACGGCATCCGAAGCATCGGACAATTGCAATCCATGGAGGAGTCCGTGCTGATGAAGCGTTACGGCGTGATGGGGCGCCGGCTCTATCATCTTTCACGCGGCATCGACGACCGCAAAGTCCAACCCGACCACGAAGCCAAGAGCATTTCGGCGGAGACCACGTTCAATCGGGACTACTCCACCGCCGACGACCTGGTGCCTGTCCTCCGCGCATTGTCGGAAAAGGTCTCGCAACGACTGAAAGCAGCGGACCTCGCGGGCCGTACCGTCACCCTGAAACTCAAGGACAGGCAATTCAGGACGCGCACGCGAAACCGCCAGCTTGCAGACCGGACGCGGCTAGCCGACCGGATCTTTCGTACGGCCCTCCCGATGCTGGAAAAGGAACTCGACGGAACCGAATTCCGCCTGCTCGGCGTAGGCGTCTCGGATCTTGCCAGGGACGCAACGGCCGATCCGTCGGACTTGATAGACACGGCGGCAGAGCAGCGCGCCCGGGCCGAGGCGGCCATGGACAAGGTAAGGGCGAAATTCGGCACCCGCGCGCTGGAAACCGGCTACACCTTCGGAACCGGCCTCCGCGGCAAGCCGCGGCGCGACCAGGACGCCTGA